The genomic segment CGCCAGCATTGGGGCAGCCGGCCTCTTCGCAGACCGTCACAAGCTTGTGCTCGCGCATGATTCTGTGGGTTTCGCGATAGCCCTCGCCATCAGGCGCCTTCACCCTGATCCAATGCGGCTTTTTCGGCTGCGCATTATCGGGCCGATGAGCCTTTTCGGGATGACGCTGTTCCGGAATCTTGATGTCACGCACGGAATTTCCCCCGCGAACTGTTTGGTAACTCGCCCCCTGCATAATGCATCCCGGTGGGATGTACCAGTTCTGCGGCCGTGCCGGACGGTGCGGCGCTTCATCTTAACGAGTGCCCACCGCCTTCAGCATGCCGCATGCGGCCATTCCGCAGTTGCACCGGTCACCCGACACCTTATCCTGACCAGACCCACCCGGCATTCGGCAAGCAATCAGGCAAGGCGATGGATTGGCAGGCGCACAGGCGCGAGGCTCACAAACTGGGCCGGACGCAGGAGTATCTGAAACAGCTCGTCTATGGCGGCAATGACGGAATCGTCACGACCTTCGCCATTGTCGCAGGCTTTGCCGGCGCCGCAGCCGATGGCGTGGCCCAGATCGGCGGGCTGGCGGTGCTTGTCTTCGGGCTTGCCAATCTTTTCGCCGACGCGGTCAGCATGGGCCTTGGCGAGTTCCTCTCGCTCCGCTCCCAGCACGACCTTTATCGCGCGCGCCGGAACAGCGAGCTGCACGAAATCAAGCGAAACCCGGATCAGGAGCGGATGGAGCTGTTCGAGATCCTCCGCCAGAGGGGCCTGCCCGCCGGCGAGGCCGACACGGCGGCCGGCATCCTGTCGCGGCATCCCGAGATCATGGCCGACCTGATGATGACGTATGAATTCGGCATGACGGACCCGGCAGAGGAGAGCCCGCTCCTGAACGGGCTGTCGACCTTCCTGGCCTTCGTCGCGTTCGGGTCGATTCCGCTTGCGCCCTATTTCCTGCTACCGCCCGACGACCGGACGTTCTTGCTGTCCGTCGCCGCAACCGCGCTGGCCCTGACGAGCCTGGGGTTGCTGCGGTGGAGCGCGACAGGCGAAAGACTGTTCCGCTCGGTCGGCGAAACGATACTCGTCGGGTCGATCTGTGCCATGGTCGCCTTTGTCGTGGGGTGGATCGTCGGCGGCTGACCGCCCTACCCAATGAGGTCTCCGTCATCGCCCAGCCGGTCGTAATGCCGCCTGAGCCGCTGCAGCGCGATGCGCAGCACCACCTTGCCGGACCGGGCCGACCAGCCCATGTGCTTCTCGGCGCTTTCAAGGCCTTCCAGGTGACAACAGCAGCGCAGTACGACGTCGCCCAGCCCCGGCCCAAGATCGCGCAAGGCACCTAGAACCCGAGACCGGGCCACCGCGGTACCATCATGCCCCGGGCCGGCAGGCGACAACTCGGCAGCCTTGACCAGGAACCTGTCCCAGCTCTCCCCCTGACGGATCCCCAGGTCGGCCATCTCGTAATCTTCCCGCAGCCGTTCGCCCGCACTGACGAGTTCGTCCGAAAGGAACTTCTCGCCACTGCGGTCACGCCGACGCCCAAGCAGCGTGAGCGGCGTTTCCACAGCCAAGAACCGGGGGCGCCTGGAAGACATCGTGTCGACCGGGGCGCCCTGCCCCTTCGGCTTGGCGGGTTCGAATCGCGCCGGCGCCTCTGCGAACCCGACAGCGCGGTTTTCGGCTTCGGCCATCATCCGGTTGAGGGCGTCGCGGCCCGCCGAAGTGATCCGGTAGCGTGAAACCCGGCCGGGTTGATCGCAGGCGATCCATCCTGCCAAGGCCATCGCCTCGGCCGCCGCGTGCCCCACGATGGCACGGCGCGTCGTATCCCCGTCGTCGCTTTCGCGCACGACGACGGCCTTGTCCATGTCGGCGGCCACCGCCAGCATCGCACCCGGCTCGCACATCCGCCGCAGCACCCGTCGCGCTTCCTGCGACAGCTCGTCCATCGATGGCACGACCTCGTCCGCTGGGCTATTGCGCGTCCCGGCCGCGTGCACCCGTCGGCCGAGCCGGCTTAACACCTGGTCCACGAGGATATCCTCTCGTCGCGCTTCGAACGCCCGCACCTGCCGCAGAACGGTAGAGGCATGTACCCCCGCCTCCCGCGCAAGGGCGCGGATCGGCTGGCCCGTTTCCGTGTGAAGAAGATATGCGAGTGCCTCTTTTGGCACCCAGCATGGCAACTGTTCCGCGATTTCGGCGGAAGGCGAGACATATGGCACGCCATCTCCTCCTCATATCCTTCGGCAGCACCTGAGCCCCATGCCTGCGGCCATCCGCAGAACCCGGCCGAGTTAAGGCTTCAATTGTTACCGCTTGGTTAATTAAGAACGTATTGGTGAGGATTGTTGCTGAAACGTAAACAAACGGACTCACAACCGCGCGGTGGTTCTGCCCGGCACGCAACACCCTGAAGGGTTGTGCAAAGGTCTCGGTTCACAATTCTGAACAACCTGACCGGAGACTGCCATGACCACGCGCCTGCCCTGCCTTTACAGCCTGCGCCGCCCCCGACTCCTGATCGAGGCGGCACGACTCGGCGTCGCGGAGTACAGCCGCGATGCGGCGCTGCGGCGACATCTCGGGTATCTGCGCCAGCCCGACTGCGAGGCCACGCTCGGGGCGTTGCTGGAAATCGAGGATGAGCTCAACCAGATGCGCAAAGACGGCAACGCCGGCTATTCGCCGGCGCGCCACGTGGATGTCGTGATTGCGATCATGGGCGAGGCGCGGCTGTTGCGCGCCTCGGCCCAGGCTGATCAGGAGAAGGCGTCGGGCATCGAAGCCTTCTTCTCGGCCACGAAAGCGTCGAGCGCCTCGGCGATACCCGGGTCAAGCGCCGGCTGTTGATAGTTCGACAGCGTCTGCTTCACCTTGACGTTGGCCAGCGTCATCGTATCGCGCTCGCCTTCCTCGGCCCATTGCTCGAACGGCTTGTAGTCGAGAAGTTCCGACCGCCAGAACGACTTCTTGAAGTTGGCCTGCGTGTGGGCGCAGCCAAGGTAGTGCCCGCCCGGGCCGACTTCGCGGATCGCGTCCATCGCCTGCCCGTTCTCGGTCATGTCGACCCCGCGGGCCATGTTCTGCAGTGCGCCAAGCTGGTCGGCATCCATCACGAACTTCTCGAAGCTCGAGACAAGGCCGCCTTCCAGCCAGCCGCAGGAGTGCAGCATGAAGTTCACACCCGACAGCAGCCCGAGGTTGAGGCTGTTGGCCGATTCGTAGGCCGCCTGCGCGTCCGGCAGTTTCGACCCGTTGAACGACCCGGCCGACCGGAACGGCAGCCCATACCGCCGCGCAAGCTGCCCTGCACCGTAGGTGATCAGCGAGGCCTCGGGCGTGCCGAAGGTGGGCGCGCCGCTGTTCATGTCGATCGAGGTCACGAAGGCGCCGAAGATAACCGGTGCGCCGGGGCGGATGATCTGTGAATAGGCAATGCCGGCCAGAACCTCGGCCAGAACCTGCGTCAGGGTACCGGCCACCGACACCGGCGCCATCGCGCCGCCGACGATGAACGGCGAAATGATGCAGGCCTGGTTGTTCTCGGCATACACCTCGAGCGCCCCCATCATCACCTCGTCGAAGGTCATCGGCGAGTTGATGTTGATCAGCGAGGTCATCACCGTGTTGTCGCGCACGAAATCCTCACCGAAGAGGATACCGCACATGTCGACGCTGTCCTGCGCGCGGCTGGGGTCGGTGACCGACCCCATGAACGGCTTGTCCGACAGCGTCATATGCGCCTTCAGCATGTCGAGGTGGCGCTTGTTCACCGGAATATCGGTCGGCTCGCACACCGTGCCGCCCGAATGGTGCAGCCAGCGCGACATGTAGCCCAGTTTCACGAACTTCTCGAAGTCGTCCATCGTGGCGTAGCGACGGCCGTGATCCATATCCCGCACGAAGGGCGGGCCGTAGACCGGCGCACAGACCAGGTTGCGCCCGCCGACAACGACATTGCGCTCGGGGTTGCGGGCATGCTGAGTGTATTCGCTCGGCGCCGTCTTGATCAGCTCACGGGCCAGGCCGCGCGGTATGCGCACGCGCTCGCCATCGACATCCGCGCCGGCGTTGCGCCAACGCTCCAGCGCCTTCGGGTTCTCGACGAAGTTCACGCCGATCTCCTCGAGCACGATCTCGGCGTTCTGTTCGATGATGTCGAGCGCCTCTTCGTTCAGAACTTCGAAGAGCGGAATGTTTCGCTCGATATACTTGGCGGTTTCGATATTGACGGCCGTGCGTTCGGCCCGGCGGGCTGCACCGCCGCCACCGCGGCCTCGTCTGCGGGCTGCTGCTTCGCTCATTGCACAGGTCTCCTTGGTCCCGACTCCGGCGCATGTCGGCGCCGTTTGCCCGCTTTTATCGACATCGCACATCCGCACACGGCGGATTTGCGGCTTCGCCCGGCCAAAACCGACATCCACGGTCAAAATTGCGCAAACGGTGCGCCGGGGCATACCAAACCGGCATAACTGATTCAGGTTAAGGCGCGCTTGCCAGCCTGAGGACATATTCGGCCACATGTGGACGCGGGAGAAAAAGCGGAACTGGATGGGCGTGATCGGCGGGGCCGGCGTCGTGGCCGTTCTTGCGGGCGTTTTCGGGCTTGTTCCCCTGTCCGTGGCACTCTTCGCGGGCATCGCGATCTGGATCATGGGCGCGACGGTGATCAACCTGCTTGCGGGCTGAACGCAGGTCTTGCGCGCACGCGCCACCCGCCATACTAGGCAGGGTATGAGCCAGACACCGCACGACCGCCTCCTCATCATCGATTTCGGCAGCCAGGTCACCCAGCTGATTGCCCGCCGCCTGCGCGAACTGAACGTCTATTGCGAAATCCACCCGTTCCAGCAGGTGACGGATGAGTTTCTCGACGAATTCGCCCCGAAGGCGGTGATCTTCTCCGGGGGGCCCGCCTCGGTCATCGACGAGGGCTCGCCGCGCCCGCCGGAAAAGGTGTTCAATCTTGGTGTGCCCATCCTCGGCATCTGCTACGGCCAGCAGGTCATGATGCACATGCTGGGCGGCAAGGTGGAACGTGGCCACGGCACCGCAGAATTCGGTCGCGCCTATGTCACCCCGCCTGCCGAGCGGCTGCCCCTGCTCGATGGCTGGTTCGCCACCCCAGATGGCCGCGAGCAGGTCTGGATGAGCCACGGGGACCACGTATCGGCCATCGCTCCGGGGTTCGAAGTCTACGGCACCTCGCCCTATGCCCCCTTCGCCATCACGGCGGACACTGACAGGAATTTCTTCGCCGTCCAGTTCCACCCCGAGGTGCACCACACTCCGAACGGCAAGACCCTCTATGCCAACTTCGTCAAGCTGGCCGGCTTCACCGGTGACTGGACGATGGCCGCCTATCGTGACGAGGCGATCGAGAAGATCCGCGAACAGGTTGGCGACCGGCAGGTGATCTGCGGCCTGTCCGGCGGCGTCGACAGCTCGGTCGCGGCTGTCCTGATCCACGAGGCCATCGGCGATCAGCTGACCTGTGTCTTCGTCGACCACGGCCTGTTGCGGCTGGGCGAGGCCGAAGAGGTCACGACCATGTTCCGCGACCACTACAACATCCCGCTCATCCATGCCGACGAGTCGGATCTTTTCCTGGGTGAGCTTGAGGGCGTAAGCGACCCGGAGCAAAAGAGAAAAACAATCGGCCGCCTCTTCATCGACGTGTTCCAGAAACACGCCAACGAGATCGAGAATGCCGAGTTCCTCGCTCAGGGCACCCTCTATCCAGACGTCATCGAATCCGTGTCCTTCTCCGGCGGTCCCTCGGTCACCATCAAGTCGCACCACAACGTGGGCGGCCTGCCCGAGAAGATGGGCCTGAAACTGGTCGAACCGCTGCGAGAACTCTTCAAGGACGAGGTCCGCGCCCTTGGCCGCGAACTGGGCCTGCCGCAAAGCTTCATTGGCCGCCACCCCTTCCCCGGGCCCGGCCTCGCCATCCGCTGCCCCGGCGAGATCACCAAGGACAAGCTCGATATCCTGCGCAAGGCCGATGCCGTCTATATCGACCAGATCCGCAAACACGGCCTTTACGACGAGATCTGGCAGGCCTTCGTCGCGATCCTGCCGGTCAGGACCGTCGGCGTCATGGGCGACGGCCGCACCTACGATTACGCCTGCGCCCTGCGCGCCGTCACCAGCGTCGACGGCATGACAGCCGATTACTACCCGTTCAGCCACGAGTTCCTCGGCGAAACCGCCACGCGCATCATCAACGAGGTCAAGGGGATCAACCGGGTCACCTACGACATCACTTCGAAACCTCCGGGAACCATCGAGTGGGAATGATCCAGGCCTGATAGCCGACGGCTCCAAGACGGCATGTGCCATCCGCACAGGCGGCAAACGGCGCTCAACGAGGGGCGCTTTGCCACACGCCTAGCAGGCCGATGTGTCAGGCTCACCATGCGCCGTAAACTTCAGTAATAAAGAAGAAATTCCCGGATCACCCAACGCCCACGCCGGTGCAGACGTGCTGATGACAAGCAGGTCTCATCCAAAAACATCGGCCTTACGATGGAACCTGACGCACGGCGCGGCGTTGTTATACGGGAGAGAGTAAACCAAGCCAGATATCCGGATCACCATGACTGTCGGGCTGCCCGAGGCCGGCAGCCAAGGCGACGCCATTCTTACGCCCCCCGGGCGAGACCGGACTAGGAGACGAGTTGTCACAAGTATCGCACGCGTCCGCGCATCCGTCGAAGGCGGATGGAAATGCCACCTTCACCCCGCTGAATTCCTACGCCTGGGACGCCTATTCGCAAGGTGGGCAGGATGGCATACTGACCGAAATCCTGAAGCGGCTCGATGTTCTCGACGCGGACCGCGAGAAATGGTGCGTCGAGTTCGGCGCCTGGGACGGTGTGCACCTGTCGAACACCTGCCACCTGATCCGCGAGCACGGCTTTCGCGCCGTGATGATCGAGGCCGACAAGAAGCGCTACAAGCAGCTCTGCCGCAACTTCCCGGGCGATAACGTGGTCAAGGTAAACCGCCTGGTCACCCTTGACGGCGACGCCCGGCTTGACCGGATCCTGGCCGAAACCGACCTGCCCGAGGATTTCGACATGCTGTCCATCGACATCGACAGCTGCGACTATCACGTCTGGCAAAGCCTCGAATCTTACCGTCCCAAGCTGGTCATCATCGAGTTCAACCCGACAATCCCCGTCG from the Roseovarius indicus genome contains:
- a CDS encoding VIT1/CCC1 transporter family protein, producing MRPFRSCTGHPTPYPDQTHPAFGKQSGKAMDWQAHRREAHKLGRTQEYLKQLVYGGNDGIVTTFAIVAGFAGAAADGVAQIGGLAVLVFGLANLFADAVSMGLGEFLSLRSQHDLYRARRNSELHEIKRNPDQERMELFEILRQRGLPAGEADTAAGILSRHPEIMADLMMTYEFGMTDPAEESPLLNGLSTFLAFVAFGSIPLAPYFLLPPDDRTFLLSVAATALALTSLGLLRWSATGERLFRSVGETILVGSICAMVAFVVGWIVGG
- a CDS encoding DUF6456 domain-containing protein produces the protein MPYVSPSAEIAEQLPCWVPKEALAYLLHTETGQPIRALAREAGVHASTVLRQVRAFEARREDILVDQVLSRLGRRVHAAGTRNSPADEVVPSMDELSQEARRVLRRMCEPGAMLAVAADMDKAVVVRESDDGDTTRRAIVGHAAAEAMALAGWIACDQPGRVSRYRITSAGRDALNRMMAEAENRAVGFAEAPARFEPAKPKGQGAPVDTMSSRRPRFLAVETPLTLLGRRRDRSGEKFLSDELVSAGERLREDYEMADLGIRQGESWDRFLVKAAELSPAGPGHDGTAVARSRVLGALRDLGPGLGDVVLRCCCHLEGLESAEKHMGWSARSGKVVLRIALQRLRRHYDRLGDDGDLIG
- a CDS encoding DUF6477 family protein, with amino-acid sequence MTTRLPCLYSLRRPRLLIEAARLGVAEYSRDAALRRHLGYLRQPDCEATLGALLEIEDELNQMRKDGNAGYSPARHVDVVIAIMGEARLLRASAQADQEKASGIEAFFSATKASSASAIPGSSAGC
- a CDS encoding trimethylamine methyltransferase family protein, with protein sequence MSEAAARRRGRGGGGAARRAERTAVNIETAKYIERNIPLFEVLNEEALDIIEQNAEIVLEEIGVNFVENPKALERWRNAGADVDGERVRIPRGLARELIKTAPSEYTQHARNPERNVVVGGRNLVCAPVYGPPFVRDMDHGRRYATMDDFEKFVKLGYMSRWLHHSGGTVCEPTDIPVNKRHLDMLKAHMTLSDKPFMGSVTDPSRAQDSVDMCGILFGEDFVRDNTVMTSLININSPMTFDEVMMGALEVYAENNQACIISPFIVGGAMAPVSVAGTLTQVLAEVLAGIAYSQIIRPGAPVIFGAFVTSIDMNSGAPTFGTPEASLITYGAGQLARRYGLPFRSAGSFNGSKLPDAQAAYESANSLNLGLLSGVNFMLHSCGWLEGGLVSSFEKFVMDADQLGALQNMARGVDMTENGQAMDAIREVGPGGHYLGCAHTQANFKKSFWRSELLDYKPFEQWAEEGERDTMTLANVKVKQTLSNYQQPALDPGIAEALDAFVAEKKASMPDAFS
- the guaA gene encoding glutamine-hydrolyzing GMP synthase is translated as MSQTPHDRLLIIDFGSQVTQLIARRLRELNVYCEIHPFQQVTDEFLDEFAPKAVIFSGGPASVIDEGSPRPPEKVFNLGVPILGICYGQQVMMHMLGGKVERGHGTAEFGRAYVTPPAERLPLLDGWFATPDGREQVWMSHGDHVSAIAPGFEVYGTSPYAPFAITADTDRNFFAVQFHPEVHHTPNGKTLYANFVKLAGFTGDWTMAAYRDEAIEKIREQVGDRQVICGLSGGVDSSVAAVLIHEAIGDQLTCVFVDHGLLRLGEAEEVTTMFRDHYNIPLIHADESDLFLGELEGVSDPEQKRKTIGRLFIDVFQKHANEIENAEFLAQGTLYPDVIESVSFSGGPSVTIKSHHNVGGLPEKMGLKLVEPLRELFKDEVRALGRELGLPQSFIGRHPFPGPGLAIRCPGEITKDKLDILRKADAVYIDQIRKHGLYDEIWQAFVAILPVRTVGVMGDGRTYDYACALRAVTSVDGMTADYYPFSHEFLGETATRIINEVKGINRVTYDITSKPPGTIEWE